ACTGATATTTTCTGCAATCGGAAAAGCAGCTTGCGTCATATAAGCCGTAAATGCAAGGACACCTATAATCACATTTCGCAAGCGAAAACGCATCGCTAATCGAAAGGCAACTTCCTCTAGCAATGGGCCGAGTAGCACTGCAAAACCAATAAACCCAAAAATTCCTATTTGTTCCATGACTTCTTCAAAACGGTCATGCATGGGAATATCAATAAGAGAATCTAAAAGTGCTCCACCAAAGATGATGAATACAAAAAGGCATAACCACAAACGAAAGGTATACCCTAATCCTTGTCTAAGTGTTTCTGTACTTTTTTCAGTGTTAGGTCTTCGCAAGAAAGACAGAAAATCAATTAGTAATTCGCGAGTTGACATGTTCTGTTTTATTTGAGTTCAAGGTACTAAAAAATATCCATCAATAAAAAATGGCTAATATGAATCCTTGTAGCATTCTTTCGTAACTATAAAGTCAATCACTTCGAGGATTAACCAATCTTTTTCGAGTTATTAATTAACTTTTTAACTCAGTTTATTTGAAAGCTTAATTAACGTTTTTTGATTATCAATTCCCCTTCTTGTTAAGTTTTAAAGCATCGTTTTTTTTTATAATATTTCCTAGTTAATTTTAATTCAAGATATCAAAAACAAATGATGCTTTTAATCCAATTTACATTAGATATCAGGGTGTTAATAAAATTTTTACACAAAACGTGATGGAAACTATCATGAATAATTCATATAGTATCAGAAATAAGTGAGTCTCGTTGCATTGAAATTAAGGAAGATTCTATTTGAAAAAGATTTCTTTAAATTATGATGAATAAAATAGACTTTTTTTAAAATCAGTAACCTTTTGCAAAAGTCTTGAAACCCCATGATTATATATAATATGAATAGCTAATACCAAGTGTTTATCATGAATTTGTGTTTACATTATTTAATAGTATTATTTTATAAATCCCTGTGTAACAAGATTTAGAAATCATCATTATGTACAATACTACTTTATATCTTGTTAGTCTCTTTTAAAATTCTAGTATTTTACTTATTTGGTATAATACAATAAAAGACGTTTATATTTTAATATAATTTTTGAGTCTCTTCATAATTACAATATTGAAGAAGAAATACTCTTGGCCGAGAGATAGACCGAACTACAACAATTAAAGTCTTAAATCTATGATTAATATTAACTAAAATATCAATAACCATGAGAAAATTAAAACCAGAAAATTTCCTAGAAATTGAAGAGCTTTCAGCCTTAGAAAACGAAACCTTAAAAGGAGGTACAGCTGAAGCAGATGTTAAGGTTGAAAAGAAAGTTGAAAAGAAAAAAATCGAAAAATCTATCTAAATCTAGTAATCATGCAAAATTTTAAGCCCGAAAATTTCTTAGAAATTGAAGAATTGTCAGCATTAGAAAATGAGACCTTAAGAGGAGGAGCTTCAGAGAGTGTTGAAATTAAGAAAGAGAAGAAGAAAGAGAAGAAAATAGAATCTAATAAATAATTAATTCTAAATAAGGAGGTGTTTAAGTCAAAGCACCTCCTTATAAATCCTTTTAAAATTATATATATGAAAACAAATAAATTTTCTAAAGATTGGTGGTATTCATTTGTGGACAGAAATCTCTCTTTTTCAGAGTGTCAAGTCTACAAAGAGGTGATTTCAGAAGATATTTTAATTTCACTGGATCATGGAGTGAGAGAGATGTTAAGATCTAGAATCAATGAATTTAATATTAGAGATGGATTTAGACTATATATTGATGAAAGAGAGTTAAGCGATTCTGAGATAAGAAAGTTAATTAAAGATAATAAGATAGATGATTCAGAAAGTATTGAAGCATATTGTAATCGGGTCTTTGGTAATAAATTTGGGATAATTACTAACTATTGCGAAAAACATTCTGAAATATTAGCTAATACTGTGCTAAAAACAATTAGCCCATTGTTTGAAATCGTGGGTATTCCGCCTTGGGGTATAGAATTAACAACTTTTATTGGAAATTATGGTTGGACACCTATAGGAATACATAAAGACAATCGTGGAGAAAATGTTTTACATTATCATTTGGGACCAGGTAAAAAAATAATGTATGTATGGGATGAGGACCTATATAACAAAGTAACTGGTGGGGTTTCTAATAATAAGGATGTAGAACCATTACTCAAATATGCAAAAAAACATGAATTTGGAGTTGGGGATTTATACTATATGCCTTGGAATAAGTATCATATAGGGTATTCTGCAAATTTCTCAATTGGGGTAACTTTATGGTTTAATAATCCGACTAGATATGATTTTTCTACGTTGATGGTTGAAACCATTAAGAATTTATGTTTGAAAAATGATCAGAGTATTATAGAAAGTCAATTAGATTATAGTACTAATGAAAATACTTTTAATGATTTTATAAATACTCTTAATATTAAACAAGAAGTTTTAGAAAAGCCATTAATTGATTTTTTTAAGTCTATTTATAACGAATATAAAAAGTGTCTGATGAGTAACGGAGGTTGGCAAAATATACCTCTTAGTCTATATGCTAAAATTGATAGTGAAAAAGATTATTTTCCAAACTTAGAAAGTAAATCCCTTCTACCAAATGATTTATTTAATATCAAATTTGAGATTATAGAAAGTAGGTTGATTATTTATGTCCGAGGTTCAAAACTAACTTTTAAGTATTTTCCAGAATTAGTATCAATCATTAATATTATTAATACTTCTGAGACAGAGATTGACATTAAATCTATTATTTGTAGATATGAAACCTTACCTAAAGAAGTGATTTTATACTTTTTGAAGGTTTTGATTAATAATCGTGGAGTTAAAGTTAAAGATTTGAATTTAATGGAACTAAATTAATTATGGAGGGATATGAAATTGTTAAAGAAGGTGAGGGTACTTATATTTTTGTAACTGATAATAATATTGAATATCAATTAGAGACAAAACGCTCTGGAATTGTATACGAAGACTTTCAAGGAGAATGCAAAGATATCATAGAATTAGCATTGAATTGTGATATAAATACAGCTTCTAAAGATTATAAAACGACATTGACATTAGCCAATTTTTTTGAGGGACTCGCCAGTTCTCATGACGCGATTTATTTGCAGATACATAATCAGCCAGAACACCTTTATGAGGATAAGGTTCAGAGAAGAGGATTATCTCGACTAAAACTTTGGAATCGAGAGATTTCAAAATTTTTTAAAAATCATATAATGTTGAATAATTTAGTATTGAACCCAAATAAAAGCAGTGATATTTTAAGTATTATAATAAAAAAAGATTCTATTTATTATAGCCAATTTGTAATAAAATTTTATAGATTCTGTTATTTTAAAATGTATAAAGATATTTCTTGATTGAAAATGTTTAGAAAAAGAAAATATATTAAGCTAACTCGTCAACATGATTTAATGGACTGTGGGCCTGCTTCATTAAGTATGATAACTAGTTTTTATGGCAATAGATTTTCTCTATGTAACCTTAGAGAATTGTGCCAAATTGGCAAAGACGGAGTTTCAATGCTTGGAATCATTCACGCTGCACAAGAAATCGGGTTTGAAGCAAAAGCGGTCAAATTAAATCTAACTCAACTTGTTTATAATTTTACGTCTCCATGTATTCTTTATTGGAATAAAAATCATTTTTTAGTTTTAGAATCAATTGCTATTGTAAATAATAATCGTTTTTTTAAAATTGCAGATCCAGCTCATGGAAAAGTAACTTTAGGAGAGAAAGAATTTATTGATGCTTGGTTGAAAAATGAAGAGAAGGGAATAGCCTTATTTCTTAATCCTACAGAACAGTTTTATTTATTAAAAGATCAAAATGATTTTAAGGAAAGAGTAAATGAAATATTAAAATTGTTTGTTCCCTATAAGAGAAAGATTTTTTTATTAATGTTTTTTGTTCTAGTAAGTAATATGTTGAGTATAGCTCTTCCTTTTTTAACCGAATCTTTGATAGATAATGGGGTAGAAAAAAAGGATCTAAACTTTATTACTTTAATTCTTTTAGCTCAACTATTTATTTTTTTAGGTATTATGGTAATAGATCTTTTAAGGAATTGGTATACACTTATAATCGGTGCAAATTTTAGTATTGATGTAATATACTCATACCTAGATAAGATTTTAAGGCTTCCTATTCGTTTTTTTGACACTAAGAATTCAGGAGATTTTAATCAGAGGATACAGGATAATGTAAAAATTGAGGAATTCTTTACTTCGGATAGTATACTAACTATTTTTTCCTCTTTGACTTTGATTATTTATTCAATTATCTTGCTTTATTATGACATCTTTCTGTTTATTATTTATTTGGGACTTACTGTCTTATCAATTCTATGGTCGTTTTTTTGGTTAAAAAAAAGAAGAACCTTGGACTATCAATTGTTTAGTGCAAAATCTGAAAATCAAGAAGCTGTGTACGAGTTTTATAATGGGATTATGGAAATGAAACTCAATCAGTTTGAAGATTATAAGAAAAAGAAATGGATTTATTTACAAAAAAAAATATTAAAACTTAACATTAAGTCATTAAAAAACAATCAGTTTCAATCAATCGGATTTACTTTCTTTAATCAACTTAAAAACATTTTGGTAACTTTTTTGGCAGCAAGTTATGTTATAAAGGATGTAATGACTTTAGGAGCTTTATTAAGTGTTTCTTTTATTATAGGACAGATGAATACACCAGTTTATCAATTACTAAACTTTATTAAATCACAACAAGATGCATTTTTAAGTTTTAATAGATTAAATGAAGTATACTCACAAAAGGATGAAGAAAAAGATACAGATGTCAAACTTGATCTAGCACATGGACCGTTAGACATTCGAATGGAAAACGTTAGTTTTAAGTATAATATACTATCACATAAAAATGTTCTGAAAAAAGTCAATTTAATTATTCCTAAGGGAAAGATAACAGCAATCGTTGGACATAGTGGAAGCGGAAAAACAACATTAATGAAGTTATTATTGAATTTTTTCTTGCCATCTGAAGGAAAAATAGCGTTTGGAGAAGATGAAATAACGCAAATATCAGCCAAGAGCCTTAGAGAAAATTCTGGTATAGTGATGCAGGATGGTTATATATTCAACGATACCATAGAAAGAAATATAGCTATGAATGATGAAATAGTGGACAAACATAAAATGAAAAATGTTCTTGAAGCTGTTAATTTATTTGAGTTTGTCAATTCACTTGCACTAAAAGAGTTTACTAAGATTGGCTCTGGAGGAAATGGACTATCTGGGGGGCAAATGCAAAGAATACTGATAGCAAGAGCATTATATAAAAATCCAAAATACATTTTTTTAGATGAAGCTACCTCTGCACTTGATTCTATAAATGAAAAAGAAATACATAATAATCTCAGGCAATTATTTGATAATAAAACGGTTGTAATAATTGCTCATCGATTAAGTACTGTTCAAAATGCAGATCAAATAATAGTACTTTCAAATGGTGAAGTCGTAGAACAGGGAAAACACAAAGAGTTGATAAATAAAAATAATTACTATTTTACATTAGTTAAAAATCAATTAGATATATGAGAGTAATAATGTCTTTTTTGTTAAAATTTGTTATAGTTGTTGGTGTCGTTTTTGCTACTATGTCTTTTACTGTAACATCAAAATACGAGAAAATAATTTATAAAAGTATAAATACAAGTGAGTATACTTTAATCTATCAAATACTTAAAAATAATATTGAAGATTTTCCTGAGAAAGAGAATAAGAGTATTAAGTATAAAGATTATAACACCAATTATTCATTTCAAATCGTATTAAAAAGCAATCATTTTAGATTGAAGTACTTGAGTAATAAAACGTGTAATGAGAAAGTAGATTCTATAATAGCAAAGATTGAAGAAGTGACAAATAATAGACAATGATGAAGATAAGAATAATAATAGTTAGCCTTTTGTTATGTACAGGAATGGTGTATTCTCAAGGTACTATATCTGGAAAAGTACTTGACCAATTAAAAGCGCCTTTACCTTTCGTAAATGTTGTTCTGTATAATGCTGAGACAGACGAATTAGTTACAGGAACAATTAGTGATGATGCTGGGAATTTTTCATTCTCGAATATTAGTATAGGAAGCTATTTCCTCGACGTCTCGTTTATTGGTTTTAAAACTCAAAAATCATCCCTATTCCGTATTTCTTATGAACATTCAAATGTAAATTTAGACTTTGTTTTGGAGGAAAATATTGAATTGTTGAATGAAGTAGTCATTACTAGTCGTCGACCAGTAATTCAGCAAACAGCTGAGAAATTAATCATTAATTTAGAACAATCGCAGATGATAAGCTCAAATTTACAAGATGTGCTTAAAAAGGTTCCTGGAATTATTGTTATTAATGGAAATGTTACTTATGGAGGACAGCAAGGAGTTAAAATTTTAATCAATGGAAAAACAACAGACTATATGGATATCGCATCCTTATTACGCGACTTTCCAGCCGATAATATTGCTAAAGTAGAATTGATTCAGCAACCAGGAGCTGAATTCGATGCAGATGGTTCAGGTCCTTTAATTAATATTATCCTTAAAAAAAATGTTAGCCTTGGAACTAATGGAAGTGTAAAATTTAACGTAGGATATGATAATAAACCAGAATATGGGCTAAGTAGTTCCATTGCTAGCTATAAAAACAAACTTAACTGGCAATTAGATGCTGGATACAAAAAATCGGCATGGAGAGAGGATTTATTTATTAAGAGAAATATAAATAACCAAATATATGATCAGGCTACTATTGAACCCTATAGCCCAAAAACGATTAGATTTAACGGAGGAATAGATTATTATATTACGGAACAACACGTAATTGGTGTTGAAGCAAGATTAATTGACACAGAGTCTGATAGAATAGCTTCAAATAGTACCTACATTATTAAAGGAGATGTATCCGAAAATCTATTTACGGATAATAGCTTTGAACGTAATAGTAAAACTTTTAATCTGAATCCATATTATAAGTTTGAGGATGAAAAAAATCAATTGATTTTAGATTTTGATTATGTGAATTACAACAACGATAATATTAATACTATTTACAAAGTTGAAGAAAGTGATGTCTCATACAATGATCAACGCTATTTTCAAGATGGAAAATATAAGATAATAACGTATAAGGGGGATTATAAGCGTTCTGTAAATGATGGTTTTAACTGGATGTTTGGAAGTAAATATTCTAAAGTTTCAACTGATAATGACTTAGAATCTTTTGTACATACTGCTACTGGAGAATTTGGGTTAGATGCCAATCAAAGTAATCGTTTTTTAATAAGCGAAGACATAGTTGCATTATATTTTAAAGTGTTTAAAAAATGGAAAACTTGGTCTTTTTCAGGGGGATTACGTTGGGAACATAGCGATACGAAAGGGACATCTTCAAATCCATATGAAGTAAAAAATAGAGTTATCTCTAAGTTGTTTCCTAGTGTGAGCATTGACAGAAGTATTAATGAACAGTTTGGAATAAATTTATCCTATAGTTATCGAATTTTGAGACCTTCCTATAATTCTTTAAATTCTTTTGTATTTTATTATGATCCCTATACTTTTGAAAAAGGGAATCCAAATTTAAAACCTGAATTCACAAATAGCTTCCAGTTCAACTTAACTTTTGAGCGTAAGCCTTTTTTCAGCATAGCTTACAATAATACAAATGATGCTTTGTTTGAATTAGTTTCACAGAATGATCTTACAGCCCAAACTTCAAGATCTATTATTAATCTTTCTAAACGAGAAAATTGGAATTTCAGAGTTTTT
The window above is part of the Myroides odoratus DSM 2801 genome. Proteins encoded here:
- a CDS encoding CPBP family glutamic-type intramembrane protease, with amino-acid sequence MSTRELLIDFLSFLRRPNTEKSTETLRQGLGYTFRLWLCLFVFIIFGGALLDSLIDIPMHDRFEEVMEQIGIFGFIGFAVLLGPLLEEVAFRLAMRFRLRNVIIGVLAFTAYMTQAAFPIAENISSQGPMYLYIFSGLLLALFLFSCLKYQTRVAHWWTAHFPVVFYIASVAFAAIHIFNFEEFPLRVILLAPLITLPQFVLGLGMGYLRMRFGFWYGYFFHVLNNGFAVGVYLLLPQ
- a CDS encoding peptidase domain-containing ABC transporter, which gives rise to MFRKRKYIKLTRQHDLMDCGPASLSMITSFYGNRFSLCNLRELCQIGKDGVSMLGIIHAAQEIGFEAKAVKLNLTQLVYNFTSPCILYWNKNHFLVLESIAIVNNNRFFKIADPAHGKVTLGEKEFIDAWLKNEEKGIALFLNPTEQFYLLKDQNDFKERVNEILKLFVPYKRKIFLLMFFVLVSNMLSIALPFLTESLIDNGVEKKDLNFITLILLAQLFIFLGIMVIDLLRNWYTLIIGANFSIDVIYSYLDKILRLPIRFFDTKNSGDFNQRIQDNVKIEEFFTSDSILTIFSSLTLIIYSIILLYYDIFLFIIYLGLTVLSILWSFFWLKKRRTLDYQLFSAKSENQEAVYEFYNGIMEMKLNQFEDYKKKKWIYLQKKILKLNIKSLKNNQFQSIGFTFFNQLKNILVTFLAASYVIKDVMTLGALLSVSFIIGQMNTPVYQLLNFIKSQQDAFLSFNRLNEVYSQKDEEKDTDVKLDLAHGPLDIRMENVSFKYNILSHKNVLKKVNLIIPKGKITAIVGHSGSGKTTLMKLLLNFFLPSEGKIAFGEDEITQISAKSLRENSGIVMQDGYIFNDTIERNIAMNDEIVDKHKMKNVLEAVNLFEFVNSLALKEFTKIGSGGNGLSGGQMQRILIARALYKNPKYIFLDEATSALDSINEKEIHNNLRQLFDNKTVVIIAHRLSTVQNADQIIVLSNGEVVEQGKHKELINKNNYYFTLVKNQLDI
- a CDS encoding outer membrane beta-barrel protein encodes the protein MMKIRIIIVSLLLCTGMVYSQGTISGKVLDQLKAPLPFVNVVLYNAETDELVTGTISDDAGNFSFSNISIGSYFLDVSFIGFKTQKSSLFRISYEHSNVNLDFVLEENIELLNEVVITSRRPVIQQTAEKLIINLEQSQMISSNLQDVLKKVPGIIVINGNVTYGGQQGVKILINGKTTDYMDIASLLRDFPADNIAKVELIQQPGAEFDADGSGPLINIILKKNVSLGTNGSVKFNVGYDNKPEYGLSSSIASYKNKLNWQLDAGYKKSAWREDLFIKRNINNQIYDQATIEPYSPKTIRFNGGIDYYITEQHVIGVEARLIDTESDRIASNSTYIIKGDVSENLFTDNSFERNSKTFNLNPYYKFEDEKNQLILDFDYVNYNNDNINTIYKVEESDVSYNDQRYFQDGKYKIITYKGDYKRSVNDGFNWMFGSKYSKVSTDNDLESFVHTATGEFGLDANQSNRFLISEDIVALYFKVFKKWKTWSFSGGLRWEHSDTKGTSSNPYEVKNRVISKLFPSVSIDRSINEQFGINLSYSYRILRPSYNSLNSFVFYYDPYTFEKGNPNLKPEFTNSFQFNLTFERKPFFSIAYNNTNDALFELVSQNDLTAQTSRSIINLSKRENWNFRVFAPVKFGNRLDGYSGIIVNYNKYKSSVLSPKLDLDKWSLTWYTNIEYQLLWDIHSELIGYYTTGGLQGQIEHDWLAGLSFALGKKFMNDKFKVNLGIEEVLNRKFEGRIRYDNINADIQSDWSRQNVYLQLTYNFGSNFNKKKETRSASEEEQERIKENN